A window of Gadus chalcogrammus isolate NIFS_2021 chromosome 2, NIFS_Gcha_1.0, whole genome shotgun sequence genomic DNA:
ACGGCGGATGGCGGGCTTGGTGATTCCCTGGATGTTATCACGGAGAACTTTACGGTGACGCTTGGCGCCTCCTTTTCCGAGTCCCTTTCCTCCCTTACCGCGTCCAGACATGTTGAATCGGTTGATGTGGCGACGATGGTGCGCACTGTCGTTAATAAAGGTTTGTTGAGGACCTGGGAGGGGCCTGTACTGGAGATTCCGCCTTTAGTCTCCCTCAGGTCCTCAGATGCTTCTAAGAATCCTATAGGCTATTTCAAATTTCTATTTGTTTGGTTCAGGTGACGTCATTGTAGCTTGGCGCCGCCATTTTGACGACCGATCCCACCCACTGACCCATTGGTTTCAGTGGTAactcagcaacaacaacaacacctacgaccacaatcaaacaatgaggatgcgctcttttattctctttagtgcaggtaatggaaggttctgaaagatggcatatccatgtagcttactaatgaataaaatgcatacaaaaaacgttgacataGCCTTtgtgacccactatgttctgctccataccAATGTTGACAgcgtcccagccaaagagtattggtattaatacctcattcattgtccaaaataatccataataattcaaatcgggttttgttgtgggtacaaaatgaatcttgaAAAAAACTCGTCCCAAGCGTCCCCGGCGAAATTATCGTCTATGATTTGACTGATTTCAACGATCAATGATAgtaacccaccacaaactgTTCACAAGAAGTCACAAATAGATAGTAGCCTACCTAACTTTGCCATTATCAGAAAAAGATTATTGGTGGCCAAGTGCCTCACTTTAGCGTCCTTCGCCCATCCAGCCACATCATATTGGTTGGCATAAGTGCTCTTGAACGCTTTCaagatatctccactgtatggggaggggttgtggactaaataaatacatatgtcATGAAAATTGATTTGAGGCAAGCTTGAAGCCGATACtaatggacaaaaaaaaaatgggggtaAAAAATAAGGATCGGAGCCTAAAATCAAAAAATGTCCCCAgatatatctgtctctctccaacaTTCAGATGAGCGGTGTGGGCGGCCATACTAGGCGAGATCGGTCGTGCAAATGGCGGCGTTCCAGAAAACGTGACGTAGAGGAACCGTATGAACTGGGAACGTATATTCACCAATTTTTGGTCACGTAAAATGAAACAGCCTTGGAACGTGGAAAGGTTTTTCCATTCATCTGTCTAAGGGTTTatctgtaaaataaataatattgcaATCTAAAAAGTTTCTAAATGTGTCTGTTTGAAAGTAAACGCACCAACGATTAGAATAGATCAGCCAAATTGACAGTATCGTCAGTTGCTCAAATATTTTCCTATTAGGCATACTATTACTTTTCCTACTGCTAACTATTATTAGCCTATCACTTTCTTTTACATTTGCATTCCAAATGGTTTGATACGCAGATGTCCCCTCACTGCCAGCCATCTACTGTATTGACGATGAGTTATTTTCTGTGGCCTGGAAATTCGTCTGAAAAAGTGGGGTCCCCATATTTTGTGGTGTAGACTTTTATTGATGAATTCCCAACTTCCTGgcaattaaataattaatttaatttcacAAACAACGTATGGGTTAGTTTGCTGTTGTATACATTTGCTGTTGCCGATGGGAAAAGAAGGTTTAGGGAGGGCCACAAGTTGTGTTCTCCCGAGGTTTTCCTCGCACAACTCCACAGTACTTGTACGGAATGTACGGAAAGTAGATCGTACTGGATGTTCTCATGTGACTGCTTAACAATTCTACAATgcgtaaaaataaaatatggcgTGGAAGGAGGTTATCGGGTCTTTAcggtaggctataggcctaatGCAAGAACATTCCTGAAACACGTAGAGGAGGAAATGTATTGACTTCAGCGCAACTGCATAAAACTCAGTGTTTAAAGTAGGCTAGCTCTTAAGAGAATATTTGgttggctcttaaaagagcctttGGTTTGTAGGGTTTCTGATTTACTTCTTGGCGGGCTTCTCGGTCTTCTTGGGCAGAAGGACGGCCTGGATGTTAGGCAGCACACCGCCCTGAGCGATGGTCACTCCACCGAGGAGTTTGTTGAGCTCCTCGTCATTGCGGACGGCCAGCTGCAGATGGCGGGGGATGATGCGGGTCTTCTTGTTGTCGCGGGCAGCATTGCCGGCCAACTCGAGGATCTCAGCGGTCAGATACTCAAGCACGGCCGCCAGGTAGACCGGAGCCCCGGCTCCGACGCGATGAGCATAGTTGCCCTTGCGAAGAAGTCTGTGCACACGGCCAACGGGGAACTGGAGCCCGGCACGGGATGACCTGGTCTTGGCCTTCGCCCTTGCTTTACCTCCGGTCTTTCCTCTTCCAGACATGATAAGCGCTTATTTGAAAAGATTCTTAGGGTACAGATAGGACTTTCCGACAGCATTATATGCCGACCCAGGTCTCTGCTCAATGGCCAGCTTATACTTCCAGATAATGGACCAATCACGGTAGAGTACACATTTATCTTTTCCGCCCTTTAGGTGGCACTGTTCTACCgactgaaataaaataaaaaagtagcaGGCCGTAAAATACCACCTGTAAGATACTAGTAGTGACAACGCCTGAAGGATGctgattaaaaatatatatataccaatgTGTCAACAATCAGATGAagccatattttttatacttagtgaattcacttgaactaccCTCATGATGTTCCTGACTTGACCTATTCAAATCCAATTATCAACTTAAGTAGAATCAGAAAATTGAAATTGTATGCTAGAGCAATAAACGTactatgtttttatattttccgTTGTTACAGTAAAACATGGGGAGACTCAAGAGGCATAGAGGATGCAAAGCACAATTACAAACTTCACATTGAGGATAAACTTGAGAACAAACAGCAGGTAAGTGGCAGCATAAAAGCACTGTCTGACCACAAAAACATAAATCTGCTGCTGGGGATGACGCAAAACTGCCTGAACCATTAATTTCAACATTCAGAGAGGGTGGTCTGCTTCACTTATCCACCCATCTGCATGAGTGCCTACAGCCCCACCAGTTGAGGACCAGCCTTAAGAAAGTACTTGTAAGCAAGGCAGGTACTGAATACAGAGTGTTTACCTCATTATTCAACCTCTCACTGCAACAAGTGGCTCTTTCAGCATATCCTTAACCCTAGAACGTTATCCAGTCCCTGAAAAAAATCATCTTTAAATTGAATAACTGGATGACTATGTGACCAATGGGGATCAGACCCCTAGCCATTAAGTGCTTTGGGAATCTTCATCAGACCATTAACCTAGTCCTTAGCACATCAAAGTCAAGGGGGTTACGTCCCTCCCACTTACCTGCCATGGTGGTGTGGGTGAGGGTTAATAGGTTTACATGGTGCACGTGGGCCAAAGTCTAAATAGGAGTTCCGGATCGTGACGCTCTCTTGTGATGCGACGCAAACTCAAGGTTCTCACCGTAAACGGTTCAGTGTCACCTGACATGGAATATTTGGGAATCACCCTTGTGCTTCTAAAGCCTGGGCAAAGTCACTTCTTTTTGGATGCTTTCATGGACGACTCGTTGACAGGTTATGGGGGGACATGTTCTGTCCAGGAATGCGTGgacatgtgtgtatatgatcacctttgtattgttttttcctGTGAACTTCTGGCTGCTTGCACTGCCTCACCTTGCACAAATTACACCCGCGTTTTCAATGAGCACAGTGCCAGTAAATTCTGTAGAGTTTAATGAGCAGTGTTTTCCGATTCCTGAAGTCCCTGATACAAATGACTTTTTGAATTCCTTTAACCAGCTTTGCTCCTCAACCCTGGATGTCATTGCCCCTGTTAAGCCAAGATCTAAcctaaaaataagaaaacagcCTTGGTTAAATGAGAGTTGTCGGGCCTGCAAAAGGAATTGAAGCTGAACTCCAGTGGAAGAAATCAGGCCTCCAGGTTCACTTCCTGGCTATGAAAGAGCATTTTCTCTCATATAACTGTATGGTTAAGAATACAAGGACATGCTATATCTCTAATCTTATATCTGCCAATAAACATAATCCCAGAATCCAGTCCCTCCTGGTGCCACTGCTGAATCTGATGCAGATTATGAGAAGTTCCTCTTGCACTTTGTGGGGAAAGTGTAAAATATCAGAATTAGTATCAGAGCAAAACCCCAGCTTCATGGACGTCAGCCCACCCTGCCGGTACACTCTCAGTATTTTCACTCCTATTTCCCTGCCTGAACCCAACAAGTTTTTTATTGAAATCAAGGAGTGTATTGGGCCCCACTTATTGACCATCTTAAATAGTTCACTATCTGCTGGCTGTGTCCCCGATTATTTTAAAACTGCCTGTATTCAACCAGTCCTCAAAAAACCTGGACTTGATCCCACTATCCTCGATAGCTTTTGCCCGATTTCAAAGTCACCTTTCATCTCTAAAATCCTGGAAAAAATAGTTTCTGAGCAGCTGCTGTCAGTTATGGTAAACAATAGTGTCTTTGAAAGATTTCAATCAGGCTTTCGTAAGTACCATAGCACGGAAACCGCCTTGTTGAGAGTCACAAATGACCTTTTAATAAATTTGGACGCAGGCATGGGGTCTGTTCTTGTTCTGCTGGACTTAGCCGCAGTTTTTGACACCGTAGACCATGAAACACTTTTAAACAGACTAAGGGACTGGGTCGGCTTATCCGGCACTGCCTTAGATTGGTTTTCGTCTTATTTATCGAATCGGATGTGCTGTGTCTCCATTAAGAACTACCCCTCATCAATTTCTAATATAAGGTATGGAGAACCGCAAGGGTCAATACTTGGACCTATTCTGTTCTCTATATATATGCTTCCACTAGGTGAGGTCATCAGGAGACATGGCATTTCCTTTCATTTTTATGCTGATGATTCTCAATTGTACCAACCCATCAAGCCCAACGACCCAAATATGCTAAGTGCACTTCATGAATGCCTAAAGGACATTAAAAGCTGGATGGCACTAAATTTTCTGCAGCTTAATTACAGAAAAACCGAAATTGGAGTACTCTTTGACAGTAATTTATGTTCTGAGCAACACATCACCAAGATTGTACAATCTTGTTTTTACCAACTCCGCAATATTTCTAAAATTCTATCAATTTTAAATCTCAGTGACGCTGAAACTTTGTTACATTCTTTCATCTCCTCACGACTTGATTATTGTAACAGCCTTTTTACCTGCTTGAGCCAGAAAACACTCATACGGCTACAGACAGTCCAAAACTCAGCTGCCAGGCTTTTAACAAGATCTAGGGAATATGACCATATCACACCTGTTTTAGCGTTTCTACATTGGCTTCCCGTTTGTTTTAGGATtgattttaagattttattGATTACTATTAAGGCTCTACATGACTTCGCCCCAGTTTATATTTCAGTGCTTTTAGTCCCCTATGTGCCGTCTCGTAGTCTGAGGTCCTCAGGCAGTAGACTGCTGATCCTCCCAGTGTCCAGGCTCATAACTAAAGGGGACAGAGCTTTCTCAATACAGGCACCGAAGTTCTTGAATGACTTGCCTGAGGAAATTAGGTTGACTGAGTCACTGACCATTTTTAAATCTCTCCTCAAAACCCACTTTTACCAGAGAGCTTATCCAGATTTCATTAGAGCctgcctttgttttgtttttttgtcttctttCTGTACATCACATGTGCtctttgttttaatttgtttttattgttcagcactttgtaactgttttgaaaagtgctatataaaaaAAGTTTATTATGTGAGAAGAGTTATTTAGGctatataataatttataaatcacaaagtCATACATCTGCCGCCATATCTACTCTTGGTCTACCGtttaatttgtctaaataaccTACCATCTGACTTCAGGTCAGTTTACTATTTTCACAACGGGCAACCCAAGTTATTGATTTTGTGGCATTAACACCAACCGATACTATGTCCATAACAATTATTCAGTGCAAACTGATTCGTAGATCATGGTAAGAATCTCTTAGAATTATTTGgttggctcttaaaagagcctttGGATTTATCGTTGGTCGAAAAATGGTTTAACCGCCGAAGCCGTACAGGGTGCGTCCCTGCCTCTTCAGGGCATAGACAACATCCATGGCGGTGACGGTCTTCCTCTTGGCGTGTTCGGTGTAGGTGACGGCATCACGGATCACGTTCTCCAGGAACACCTTGAGGACACCGCGGGTCTCCTCGTAGATGAGGCCGGAGATACGCTTCACACCGCCACGACGAGCCAGACGGCGGATGGCGGGCTTGGTGATTCCCTGGATGTTATCACGCAGCACTTTACGGTGACGCTTGGCGCCTCCTTTTCCGAGCCCCTTTCCTCCTTTGCCGCGTCCTGACATTTTCCAGAAGCTTTGGTAGTCTACTCAATGTGACACTGAACGAGCGCTCTGACTTTATAAAGGCTTCCTGAGGACCTTCGAGAGATCAGGACAGCCTACTGTTACAGATCCCTCCCATTCTCTATAGGCCCCGCCCATTGCCCTTTATTCAGCACAGAACCCTCCCTTTACACAActatattaaaaataaagtcATAACCCACTTATTAATATAACTTGGAGCGGGCGATGGCTTTCGTAGCATATCGATAAAACAGCATAGGCCTATAAAAAATAAGTGTTTAGTGAATATATCTAAATTATATGAAGAATAAGATAAGGGTTTCCTAATTAGTGTGATGAGCTTCATTTGGCATGTTCGTGGTGTGTCAAACACTAATTTTCCAAACAGGCTTtctacaaagaaaacaaacaataaagcTATAGGCCTATAGGACTACTAAACCCGTTTCAGTTGTTAAGGTTTTGTTTTTGGTAACCATCCAATGTATCCTAGTGGGTGCATGAAGAAAGAAAATTATGCTATCAAAATCATAGGCTACTAATAAAGTTTCGTAATTTTGGAGAGTTTACAATTTATAGTTGGAATTAGGCTACCAAATCAATTGAAACAGTTGGCTACATGCCGTCGTAGTGGGGGAGGAATCTAGCATACTTgcattgtttaaaaataaataatcaacatAAATGAATCAGCAGTAGGCTAAACCTTCAATGTAATAAAGAACAAATAAATACCTAGCAAAGCTTTACCCCATGAAACATTACCCTTAGTTACACAACCGGCGTTTTAGCACCTCTTGCTTTTACTGGAGACGTGAGACATTGAATGCTCATTGTAGCAACTAAATGTTATGCCATTCATCATAGCACAAAAAAGGGTTTGCCTATTGAGAAAAAAGTTATCTTAAGCGTGATACTCTTGAGCAAACCTCAGGGACCATATCAACGTATTTATTGGCCACTTGAAGTTTCAGATAATTACTTTTATCTTGATTTGATGTATTATGTCCACCCTTTCATGAAAGTAGCCTAATAAACAGTAAGGTCCATGTAAAGATTTTAAGAAGGTCCGAATGGGGCATCATGCTTCTAGTCATTTGAGATAATTAGCCTATTTCAGTTGACTTTCTGGACGGAATATCTCTTAGTAGATTTgagtggctcttaaaagagcctttTGTTATTGTAGATGGGTTTTCAGTTTACTTCTTGGCGGGCTTCTCGGTCTTCTTGGGCAGAAGGACGGCCTGGATGTTAGGCAGCACACCGCCCTGAGCGATGGTCACTCCACCGAGGAGTTTGTTGAGCTCCTCATCATTGCGCACAGCCAGCTGCAGATGGCGGGGGATGATACGGGTCTTCTTGTTATCGCGGGCAGCATTGCCGGCCAACTCGAGGATCTCAGCGGTCAGATACTCAAGCACGGCTGCCAGGTAGACGGGAGCACCGGCTCCGACGCGATGAGCATAGTTGCCCTTGCGAAGAAGTCTGTGCACACGGCCAACGGGGAACTGGAGCCCGGCACGGGACGACCTGGTCTTAGCCTTCGCCCTTGCTTTTCCTCCGGTCTTTCCTCTTCCAGACATGTTGAGTAAGTATTTAAATTGATTCAAAGTGCCCACATCAGCTTCCGACTGGTATAAATAGCGACCAAGGTCTTTGCTCATTGGCCAGCTCAAACTTCCGTAAAATAGACCAATcacggtaaaaaaaaatattgtgacATGCCCTTAAGGTGGCAGTGTTGACAGAAAGAAAAGGTCCCAAATTAAAAGTGACAGATTAACATAATTTATATCAGTAGCGATAGCGCCTGAACCAAGAAGATAAAAAAAGGAatctttaaaaaatgtatacctTTTCAATATGCTAGGAACTACCAATATGATGCTCTTGACTTTGACCTTTACAAATCCAAATTACAACCTTGGTTTATTCAGAtacatattataattataaattataGAGCAATAAACTTACTATTTATATTTTCAACTGTTGCAGTTCACCATAGGGGACACTCAAGATGCATCAGGGATGCAAAGCATGATCATGAACTGCACATTTAGGATCGATTCGACAACAACCACCAGCGCAGCATGTGAAACAGCATCACAAAATCAGAAACATGCAAAAAGTTGTTGATGCCAAACTGCCTGTCCTGAGCCTGTTATTAGGCCACTTCACCATTCAGAGAGAGGGCTCTGCTTCACTTATCCACCACCCACTTGCATGAAAGCCAACATCCCCACCAGTTGAGGGCTAGGGATGGttattttccttgattcagttcacgtcggtcagttcgccaagaagaaTCCTTCAGAATCGTTCgatcgttcgttcagtcgagtttccggtagcagtgaatcgaatcatggaatgcGAGGTTCTCTGATGAGTCCGTCAGACTCAGCTTCCCCTGTTCTCATTCTCACGATTGTGGAAGTCGGTCATCAatcaacattacaactttaaaggctgtgttgcagggtttattttccaacggatttgtgcaatttgcttgttggtaataaagatttaaactgttaCTTGTTGTATTTAAGgttgttaggtatcacaaaacggaatttaatacgaaaaagtaggtactattttagcggttttctattgattctcatttcccccagaaagcattgcatgacgtcacgttggggagacacggaccaaagccgcattgagacccttgagagcagagactagtaagagagtgttcagcagattatacagatacgtagataaatacatagatattatgtatagttagtatatgctacacgttaATCTCCTAAAATGGCGCGATTTCATTGGTTCGCTATCTTGGGATAGGACTCATATTGTTTTCATCACAAAATGTCCgctaataacaacaaataaaccttcagtctcgggggctattccccacaattcacttcgccttcggctGATAATTGCTGATTAATAGcctagatagatggatagcctagtcaagtctttatcaATACCAAACTACACAAATCGTCGGAAATTAATTTAGGTGATCCGGCTCACACagtatagcctacaagaccacacagaacaagggagacaacaagtcATCCACTTGGGTCAGCGGCGGATTTGTCAGCCTTACAAATCTGACAAAGTCAGCCCACCGACATCAAGATTCTGCGGCACACCTGCAAGCGACGGTCAGTTTGGAAACTGACCTCCGTCTCTTCCCTTGACATTCAGtgtctgacaaacacacacctggccttATATTACCTGGGTGATGCAAAACCCGCACACAGACCCCTACAGGTTAAGTGCAAGAACTACATTTCCAGTCTGCACTTAGGGCTGAAGTGAAGGCTCGGCTGTAGTGCTCACGGTTCGCCActtctatatcatataatatttattatcacggccgaaagctgtgtgcgcctccagacgatattatgaatcacaaacgactgcgtcgggttctctgacgtctttGGTTCTTCTacatccacatcaatctgaagtagactgaacgacgacatggaggagaaagggattgttgcccttGATTGTTGACTGCGGttttctcccgccggagcctcgccgcctcggcagcggtcagcaggcagcgcttaggcaccaccgcctccatgcAGCGTGCAACGCCGaagcggtggtccctcggcagcgggaagcggggctcaagcgggagacagtCTCGGGCaaccatccctttctcctctatgtcttgtttcatgtacttcagggattcaaaaacaaagttcctttcccccaatttccTTCTCAACcgtggctgagataaccccacctacgagtctcgttgtggaaacacCAGACCAGTCGGACCACCAGTcggacgtgttatgcgccataacaccggcagaacggttatccaaataatgaagttacacttgcattacagccctggagctctatatctaaattatataatacatatcatatagtacatattatcacggcaaaAAGCCATGtgtgcctccagacgatatgaTGGATCACAAccgactgcgtcaggttctccgacgtctctggttcttccacatcaatctgaaagtagactgaaccacgcgctgcccgctgcccgctgcccactgccgGCGGTGGTGCTTTGCGGCGACGGTGCCTCGTGGCAGCGGGGCTCAAGGGTGgctgagatatcccccactacagTCCCGGGTGGAGAACGAACCATGATGGAATGAGACAGATtgacgagacattcaaatattcGATTAATCTGGCATTacacagaaagtacaaagaCAGCATGCATTCACCATTTCACCAGTGGTGGGCTgtcagggccagcagggccATCTCTGCTGGCCCTGTCGAtctaaataataatatacataatttttttaaaaattaCATTCATTTGTGTCCGAACACATCTTGATTCCATATTTTTTTCAGTACTTACAACATAATTCCAGatagaaaacttttttttttgtaaggcTGAGCTCAGCTGAATAACGCATCACAGCTAGGGTACATGGACCGGCGGGGCCAGCACTAAAGTATTGCTAGCCTTTCGCTGAAGCTGCCACCTCTCATTGGATAATACATTTGACTGACGTGTGTGATCGGCCAATCAAATGTTGACATGTAGTAATAGAACGACCCCAGGGCCCAGCAATATGCAGGCGAAGGCCCCTGCTGATGTCATCAGCGAATTTTGAATCGTTGGCGGTACAGAGTTGAAAGTGAACTACTATGGCCACTGCCTTCACAGCATGTAGCGATTCAGTTTCTGATCTCCTTCGTTTGCCTTTTTCAAGGTGAACGTTTGGAGAGAAGACAGATTTAATTTCAA
This region includes:
- the LOC130399105 gene encoding histone H2A gives rise to the protein MSGRGKTGGKARAKAKTRSSRAGLQFPVGRVHRLLRKGNYAHRVGAGAPVYLAAVLEYLTAEILELAGNAARDNKKTRIIPRHLQLAVRNDEELNKLLGGVTIAQGGVLPNIQAVLLPKKTEKPAKK
- the LOC130399283 gene encoding histone H4, producing the protein MSGRGKGGKGLGKGGAKRHRKVLRDNIQGITKPAIRRLARRGGVKRISGLIYEETRGVLKVFLENVIRDAVTYTEHAKRKTVTAMDVVYALKRQGRTLYGFGG
- the LOC130399073 gene encoding histone H2A, which gives rise to MSGRGKTGGKARAKAKTRSSRAGLQFPVGRVHRLLRKGNYAHRVGAGAPVYLAAVLEYLTAEILELAGNAARDNKKTRIIPRHLQLAVRNDEELNKLLGGVTIAQGGVLPNIQAVLLPKKTEKPAKK